GCGTGAATTCCATGACCCTAGGCGGCATCGCGGTTGCCATCGGCATGGTGGTCGACGACGCCATCGTGGACGTGGAAAACGTGTTTCGTCGCTTGCGCGAAAACGCGGCCCGCGAGGAGCCCAGTCCCAAGCTGGAAGTAATCGCCTCCGCGTCAGCCGAGGTGCGCAGCTCCATCCTCTACGCCACGCTCTTCATCATTCTAGTTTTCATGCCTCTGCTCGGTCTGAGCGGCGTGGAGGGGCGCCTCTTCACTCCAATCGCCATCGCGACGATCCTTAGCATGATCGCTTCATTCATCGTATCCTTAACGGTGATACCGGTCCTTTGTTCCTTCCTTCTCAACCCGAAAAAACGCCCCGAAGCGGCACGCGACGGCTGGCTGGTTCGCGTGCTGAAAGGCGCCCTGAAACGGAGCTGGCTGCGGCTGGCGCTCGACTTTCCATTCCTCGTAATGAGCATCGCGGCTTTGCTGCTGGCTGGCGCCCTGACGCTGTATCCGCAAATGGGCAAGGACTTCCTGCCTTCCTTCAATGAGGAGACCGCGCTCGTCGCTCTCACCGCCGCGCCGGGAACGTCGCTGCAGCAGACCAACCAGATCTCCGACATCGCCGACGAGCTGCTCAAGGAAGTGCCGGAAATCCGCACCGTGGGGCGACGCGTCGGCCGGGCCGAACGTGGCGACCACGTGGTTCCCGTTTCTACGGTGGAGTTCGACATCGATTTTCGCAGCGATCTTCCGGACGCTCGCCCTCGAGCTGTAGTGCTGGAGGAAATACGACAGAAAATGCGAACCATCCCCGGCACCTTCACCGCCATCAGCGGCCCGCTCGCAGACCGCATCGGGCATATGCTCAGCGGCGTCTCCGCCAAGGTCGCGATCAAGATCTTCGGCTCGGACCTCGACCAGATTCGTAGGCTTGGACAGGACATCCAAAGCATCGCCAAGGACATTCCAGGGCTGGAAGGCGCTCGCGTCGAGCAGCAGGCTCCCATCCCGCAGCTGCGCTTCGAAATCGACCGCGAGCGGGCGTTGGCCTACGGCATTACACCAGGCTCGCTCAACAATCAGCTAGCCAGCCTGCTGGGGGGAGAAACGCTGGCCGAGCTGTACGAGGGACAACGGACCATCGACCTCGTGCTGCGCCTCGGGCCGGAGTGGAGGGAAAATCCGCAACGCCTGGAGCAGCTCTATATCGACACGCAGGGCGGGGGGCGCATTCCCCTTTCCTCCATCGTGCAAATGCGCGAGGCCAAGGGACCGAACGTTATCCAAAGAGAGAATACGCTGCGTCGCTTCGTAGTCAGCATCAACCCTTCCACCAGAGACCTCACTAGCCGCGTGCAGGAGCTGCAACGCCGAGTGGCGGAACAAGTAGAAATTCCAGACGGCTACTTCATCAGCTTCGAAGGCGAGTTCCAGGCCCAACAAGAAGCCTCGCAACGTATCGCTCTGCTATCCGCAATTGTTTTTCTCATCGTCGCCTTTCTGCTGTATGGCTTCTTCCGGACGCCTGTATTCGCCATTCAAGTACTATGCGATATCCCTCTCGCTCTCATAGGCGGTCTGATCCTCACCTGGCTGATGCTGAACAACATCAGCATAGCGACACTAGTCGGTTTCATAGCCGTGACTGGCGTGGCTGCGCGCAACAGCATCATGATGGTCTCCCACTACTTGCATCTCATGCGGCACGAAGGGGAAAGCTTCAGTCGCGAGATGGTGGAACGCGGCACCCTGGAGCGCCTGGTGCCGGTACTAATGACCGCTCTATCCGCCAGCATCGCCTTAGTGCCGCTGCTGCTGGCAGCCGACCAGCCAGGCAAGGAAATCCTTCACCCGGTAGCCGTAGTCATCGTGGGCGGACTGGTCACCTCCACCCTGCTGGGATTGGGAGTCACGCCAGCGGTTTTCTACACCTTCGGAAAGAAGGCCGCCCTCAAGGCCGTGCAGCAGAAAGCGGCCGCCAGCGACTAACTAAAATCCATTTTTCCAGTACAGATCACTAACCCTCTCAAAAACCTATCCAAAACATGAATACAGCAAAACTCCTAACCATCTCCCTTCTCAGCTACGCCGCCTTCGCCCTCACTGGCTGCGGAGGCGGGCATGAGGACGACCATGGACACAGTCACGCCAGCGATGAAAGCCACCAGCATGGCGACCATGCCCACGATGAAGGACACGACCATGATCACGGAGAAAAGACCTTTGCGAAAACGCCCGGCCCAAATGGAGGCCGTCTCATCACCAGCGTCGATCCGCGGATCGAATTGCTGGTTCTCGAAGACAAGCGCCTTCGTCTCCAAACATTGGATGCAAATCTCGAGCCATTGCCCAGCGACGCGTTCAGCTACGCCCTCATCGGAGGGGACCGGCAGAACCCCACTCGCCTGGAGTTTCAATCCGTCAGCGACAGCGTCTCCGAATCCACCGCCCCCCTACCCGCCGGCGAAGGCCTGCCGCTGATCCTGGAGATCGAAGACACGCAGACCGGCGAAGTCACCCGCGAACGCTTCAACTACGCCAGCTACACCTGCTCCGGCTGCAAGCTGCAGGAATACGCCTGCATCTGCGGTCACTAAAGCGCCCCCAATCCCACTCGCCAGGCGCGTCCCGCAACGGACGCGCCTTTCTTTCGCCCCTCTATTGCTATTGAGACTTTTTCTCAACTTAGGAATTGACTCCCGGATGGTCGGTACTTTGATTCCGAGCCGTTCGCGTTATTGATACTGAGTATCAACAGCAACGCCACGGCTCGGGTTTCCGGAGCCGGGCTCAGCATCCATTCCGAAAAATGAAATCATCCAATCCTCACTGGAAACGTCGCGCCTTAGCGGGCATCGCGACCCTTAGCGCCCTCGCGGGCAATCACTGGGCGAGCGCCCAAGAGCTGCCTTCTCGCGAAGAGATGTGGGCCATCATCCAACAGCAGCAGGCTGAGATCGAAGCCCTCAAGGAACGCGTCGGCATGACCGAGGGAACGCTGCAGGAGACGCAGCAGGCGATCTCCATCGCCTCCGAACAGGTCGAAGCGACCGCGTCCTTCGTGGAGGAAGTGGTAGCCGACACCGGCAGCGGGGCCGCCAGCCCTCGCAGCAAGACCTCCATCGGCGGCTACGGTGAACTGCACTACAATTTCGGCAAGAAGGACCAGGCGGATTTCCATCGCTGGGTGCTCTTCTTCGGCCACGAGTTCAACGATCGCGTGCGCATGTTTTCCGAAGTGGAGCTCGAGCACTCCATCGCCGGAGACGGACAGCCGGGCGAGGTCGAGCTGGAGCAGGCCTTCATCGAGTTCGATCTCAACGAAACCGACAAGCTGAAGGCGGGCCTCTTCCTCCTGCCAGTGGGCATTCTCAACGAAACCCACGAGCCGGCCACCTTCTACGGCGTGGAGCGAAACAACGTTGAGAAAAACATCATCCCGACCACCTGGTGGGAAGGCGGACTGGCCTACACCCATCAGAACGCCAGCGGCTGGGCCTTCGATGCGGCGGCCCACTCCGGCCTCTACGTGCCGACCTCCGGCAGCAAGGCCTTCAACATCCGCAGCGGACGCCAGAAAGTGGGCGAAGCGGAAGCCTCCGACGGAGCCATCACCACACGGGCCACCTACTCGGGACTGCCAGGCATGCAGTTCGGGGTGACCGCTCAATACCAGGGAGACCTGGCCCAAGGCACCTTGGCCGAAACCGCGGACGCCACTTTGCTATCCGCCCACGCCGACATCCAGCGCGGCGGCTTCGGCCTGCGGGCCCTCTACGCTCGCTGGGACATCGGCGGAGCCCTGGCCGGCGTCAACGGAGCCGACGAGCAGTTCGGCTACTACATCGAGCCGTCCTACCGCTTCGCCACCGAGACCGGCGACTGGGGCCTCTTCGCTCGCTACAGCGTCTACGACACCTTCGCGGGCGACGACACCGACAGCGAAGACTCGTTCTTCGATCTGGGCGTCAACTACTGGCCTATCGACAACGTGGTCTTCAAAGCGGACGTCCAGTTCACCGACTACGCAGACTCCTCCAAAAACGAGGAAATCGTAAACCTCGGCGTCGGCTACCACTTCTAGTCGCAGCAAATCGAAGATAGGAAACCCTTTACGGATAAAACAACCTGCCAGCCGGGGAGACGATGGTTCGTCTTCCCGGCCTTTTCGCGATCCAGGGCTTGCTTCCCGTTTCGCTTCAACCCTTCTTTCTGGACCACATGCCCATCCGTCTCGCCACCTGCCTCTGCTTAACGCTCATTTGCATGCTGGCCGCTCCATCGATCGAGGCGACGGACGAAGTGGCGGAAGAAACCTACCTCGCGCCGGATCAGTTTCTGGCGGACACCTTCGATCAAGCCCCTCCGAAGCCTCAGGTCCTGTGGCTGACGAAATCTCTCAAGCCACGCATTCGCGAAATTCTCGGCCACGACTATCCCGCGGTGCGCATCCGCTACTGGCGTCAGGAAAACCGCACGGCCTGGATTCTAGAAGAGATCGGTAAGACGCAGCCGATCACCGTGGGCATCGCCGTCGAAGACGAGCAGATCGCTCGCCTGAAGGTGCTGGTCTATCGCGAAAGCCATGGCTGGGAAGTCAAGTATCCATTTTTCACCGACCAGTTCCAAGACGCTTCCTTGGAAGATGACATGGAGCTTTCGAAAAACATAGACGGCATTGCAGGCGCCACCCTGTCGGTCAACGCCTTGGAGCGACTGAGTCGATTGGCCCTGTACTTCCACCAGCAGACCAACCCGCCACCACCCGAAGCATGAGCGCTGGCCATCGACATCACAAACGGCGTCGCGGTCCCGGGAGAGCCCTGCTGCGCTGGCATCGCCGCATCGGCGTGCTGCTCTCCGCCATCTTCATCGTGATCTGCCTCACCGGCGTCCTGCTCAATCACAGTCTCGACCTAAAGCTCAATCAGCGAATCGCCGACGCCGACTGGATCTATCGCTGGTACGGCATGACACCCGAAGGTGAGCTGCTTCACTATCCGACACCGGATGGCAGCATCTCCCACCTCGACGGCTCGCTCTACTTCGAGGACAAGCGTATCGATCGTTCAACGACACCGGTCGCAATCGTCACCTTGGACGCGTTTCTAGCGGTCGCGTCCGAGTCAGAGGTATTCCTGCTCTCCCCCTCGGGCGATCTCATCGAAGTCCTACGCGACAACGCCCTGCCCCCGGGCGATGTTCTGGGCGCCACCACGCGCGACCGCCAGACCCTTTTGCTGCAAAGCTCCGAAGGGCTGTATCAATCCGATCCTGACATTCTCACCTGGCAAAAACGCCCGGAATCGCTCTCGCTTCCCCCGCTGTCAGCCACGGAAGCTCCTGCGGAGCTCAGGAAGGCCATATTGGAAGGCTATCGAGGCGAGGGACTTAGCTGGAACCGCATCCTGTTGGACCTGCATTCAGGGCGCTTCTTCGGCGCAGCAGGCAAATGGGTGGCCGACCTATCAGCTCTCGGCCTCATCGTGCTCACCCTCAGCGGGATTCTGTACACCGTCAAATACCTCAAAAAAGCGCGCGAACGCGCCTTCTCCCGATCCGAGTCATGAGCGCCCCGCCGTCCAATCGCCACCCATCACGCCGCCGCTTCCTGAGCATCGTCGCCGCGGGCTCCGCCTCCCTGCTCGCTGGCGGATTTCTACCGACCACCCTCCGAGCGTCCAAAGCGCCATCGCTCGTTTCCTGGAGCGGCATCGTGCTCGGAGCGGAGGCCAGTATCCAGCTTCACCATACCGATCCGGAACAGGCTCGCGCCCTACTGCGGCAGTGCCTTGCGGAAATCCAGCGCCTGGAGTCGTTCTTCAGCCTCTACGACGATCGATCGCTACTCTCGCGACTGAACCGGCAAGGAGAGCTTATCGATCCTCCAGCAGAGTTCCTTGAGCTGCTCTCCATCGCCACCGACTTGGGCCACCAGACCCATGGCGTATTCGACGTCACAATACATCCAGTCGTGGAGGCGACCAGACGCCATTTCGCAGTGGGCGGCAGCTCCGAAGAGCTCGATCTGGACAAGCAGCTCTCATTGGTCGATTTTCGCAGGCTGAGCGTTCATCGCGACCGCATCAAGCTGGAGTTGCCGAGCTCGGCCGTCACTCTCAATGGCATCGCTCAAGGCTTCATCACCGATCGCATCGCCCTGCTCCTTCGGCAGAACGGGATCCACCACAGCCTGATCGATCTCGGCGAAAAACGAGCCCTCGACTCCCACCCAAGCGGACGGCCTTGGAACCTTCTGCTGGCCGACGCAAACGAGCGCCGCACAGTCGAGCTCGACAACATGGCGCTGTCATCGTCCGGCGGATACGGCACGCCGTTCGACGCCACAGGGCGGCACCACCATCTCATTGACCCCCGCACGGGCATCAGCGTGAACCGCCACCGAAGCGTGCACGTGCTCGCCCCCGACGCCACCACGGCGGACGCCCTGTCCACCGCTCTAGCGACGTGCCGGGCCGAGGAGACGCAGGCCTTGCTGGACTGCTTTCCCCGCGCCAAAGCGATTTTCATCTGAACAGATCGCTGAAAGCCTTTCCCAGCCCGTGGCCCGTCTGGTGCGAAACCTGCACCGAAAATCTTCCAGCGAGTCTTTACTTTGCTCCCAGCTTGCGAGGGAATTGACGAACTCGCGAACCATACCGCCTTACGCCTCATCCATGACACTTCCCATCATCGCAGTCATCGCTGGACTACTGGTCCTGATCTGGAGCGCCGACCGTTTCATCGACGGAGCCTCGGGCATCGCCAGCCACTTGGGCATGCCGCCTTTGCTGATCGGTATCCTGATCGTCGGTTTCGGCACCTCCGCCCCCGAGCTCATCGTTTCAGGCATATCCGCCTGGCAGGGAAATCCCGGTCTGGCCTTGGGCAACGCGTTCGGTTCCAACATCGCCAACATCGCCCTCATCCTAGGCATCACGGTGCTGGTCTGCCCCATCAAGGTCCAATCCGGCATTCTGAAGAAGGAGCTGCCCGTTCTGACCGGCGCCACCATTCTCGCAATCGGATTGCTCTTGGATCTGAAGATCGAGCGTTGGGACGGGCTCGTGATGCTGGCCGTTTTCACCGTGGTCATGGGCTGGTCCGCCTGGCAAGGCGTCAAGGGAGAGGCCGATCCCATGGCGCTCGAATTCACCCAGGAGCTCGACAGCAAGAAGCAAAGCATTGGAAACTCCATTCTCTGGCTCGTGATCGGCCTCGCGCTGCTCATCGGCAGCTCCCGAGCCATGGTCTGGGGCGCGGTGGAAATCGCTCAAACGCTGGGCGTGAACGATCTGGTCATCGGCTTGACCATCGTGGCCATCGGGACCTCGCTGCCGGAGCTCGCCTCCTCCATCGCCGCGGCGAAAAAGGGCGAGCACGACATCGTGCTGGGCAACATCATCGGCTCCAACATGTTCAACACGCTCGCGGTGGTAGGCATCGCCGCGCTGATTCGTCCGTTCGCCACCGTGCCCGAAATCATGACCCGAGATCTGCCGGTGGTGGCCGGACTGACCCTTTCCCTTTTCATCCTTTGCTATCGCCCCGGCGGTCCCGGACAGATCAATCGCAAGGAAGGCTCGCTGCTGCTGCTGGTGTTCGCCGCCTACAACGGTTGGCTCTTCTTCCATCACTAGTGACCATGCCGGAAGGCCTTGGAGCCATGCGCTGGGAGAAAGACCCTAGCGTCGCCTCCGAATGCTCGGCTCCCTGCCGAACTGTCAGATGAGGGACGACGAAAGGACCGGTCGGTAAAGAATGTTTAAAGAGGTTCCGACGCCAGTTAATCGCGGGGTTAGGGAGTCCCCTAGGGGTTCATCCGTCTCTGAAAAAGCCGATAGGCTAATACGTGATTCGAGAAAAACACCCCAGCGACCTAGCTGATTTTCTCCAGAGCCATCAGAAGCCGACCCTTCCTTTTCGACGATTCCGCTCCCAGGCTGGTCTGGCGCGCTTCGTCGCGCCTATTCTATGCGGCCTGCTGCTGGCTGCCCTGCCCGCTCGAATCCACTCTCAACCCGCCTCGGATCAGCCGGCGGCCCTGCAGGGCTTCACCGAACTGTGGGCCCTCGCCAGCGCCGAGGACACCCGCGATCACGTCCGCCCGCTGGATGTGGAAGGCACGGTGCTCTACTTCGACCCGGAGTGGCACCTGCTCTGGTTTTCCGACAGGTCCGGCTCGAACTACCTCAATCTGGCGGATACGGATTTCGACTTTCAAACCGGCGACCGAGTACGCCTGAGCGGACAGATCGTTCCCTCGGAAGGGCTGTCTTCGAAACGCGTCTCGGTGGAGACGCTCCAGGAAAACGCCTTGCCCCACCCGCTGGATATCACCCCCCAGCTAGACGCCCCCACGCGAGCGAACCTACGCTACGCGAGCCTCGAGGGATACGTCGATCGACAGTTCTTCCAGGACATCAACCACGCTGGCTTTCGCATCATCGCCGAAGGCAAAAGCGTCGATTTCCGACTTCGCCTCGGCGACGATCGGGCCCTCCCCAAAATAGTGGGCGCGTTCGTGCGCGTGCAAGGCGTCTTCGTGGTCACTCCCGGTCAAACAGGACAACCGGATGGGCTCGCTCTCTGGAGCGATGTCAACGGGCCCATCGAATTGATCGACACACCCTACAAAGCCGCCTTCTTCGCCGAGCCCGCGCCGATCGAGCAGCTTGCAGAGCTCCCCCGCGATCAGCTCGTCAAGGTCAGTGGACTGGTCTACCAGCAAACGCCGGAGAAACAGCTCACCGTGCGCGACGAAAGCGGACAGCTGGTCATCGACACCCCGCAAGCCTCCAAACTGGAGTCGTTTTCGCTGGTAGAAGTCGTAGGCTACCCCGAGCCCGAAGGCGCCGGCTGGACCCTGCGAAACGCCCTCTATCGCCGCGTGCAAAACGTCGATCGGGAGCGCCTCAGCGAACTGGCCAACAAGCTGCGCCTTCAGTACAGGCTCGCGGAGCAGGTCCTCCACCTCGCCCCCAAAGCCATCACCGAAGGCCACTCGGCCCACCTGCAAGGCGTGGTCACCCACTACGACCGCGACGCCCGAGTCCTCTACCTGAACGATCGAAGCGCAGGGATCCGAGTCGAGCTCGAAGAAGGCTCTGAGTGGGATATCCATTTCGGCGACGCCATCGAGGTGAAGGGCGATATCATACAAGGACCTTTTTCTCCCGCCATCAAAGCGACCTCGGTGGTGGTGGCTGGTACCGTCTCTCCGCCAGAGCCCGTCCACCTATCCTACGATCAGGCCATCACCGGCTATCATGACGCCCAGTGGGTAGAGGTCTTGGGCCAAGTGGAGACCACCCGACAGGAAGGGCTGAAAACCGAGCTCCTGCTCTCCACACCTCACGGCGATCTGCGCGCGGTCGTGCATTCCCTCGAAAATGCCTATCATGGCAAGATCGGCGCCAACGTCCAGCTGCGCGGCGTCCTGGAGGCCAAGGTCGACTCCTCGCGGCGCCTCGAATCCGTGGTGCTCCAGGTGCCCGACCGAAATCTGGTGGTCGAGCAAAAGAGCGTCGATCTGGAGCCCTTCCAGCTTCCGCTCACCCCCATCGGAGAGCTGGGCTCCTATCGCCCTTTTTCCGAAGCGGAGAGACCCGTTCGCATCCAAGGCACCGTCACCTACCACAGCTCAGGCAAGGCCCTCTTCATCCAAAACGGAAACGAGGTGGTGCGGGCCTACAGTCGCAACCAGGAAAAGCTTCAGCCCAACGACATGGTCGACGTGGTGGGATATCCGCTGCGCGAAGGCGAACGCGTGTCGCTGCGCAATTCCATTTTTCGCAAGATCGGACGGCGGCTCCCTCTTGCGCCCGAAATGCTCGACCCGAAAAATCGGAGCATCGATGTGGAGCGGGATGGCCATCTGGTGACCTACGCGGGCCGTTTGCTCAATCTTTCCGCTACCGCCAACGAAACCCGGTTCGTGCTGCAAAACGGCAGGCAGCTGATCGAGGCCATCGGCGACCGCGAACGCTTCTTCCGCTGGGAGGACTCC
This Pelagicoccus sp. SDUM812003 DNA region includes the following protein-coding sequences:
- a CDS encoding efflux RND transporter permease subunit, which encodes MLNRLIRFSLGHRALVIALALATLALGIRSAQQLPVEVLPDLTKPTVTLLTEAPGLAPEEVETLVTVPMESALMGVSGVTRLRSTSDVALSLIFVEFDWGTDIYHARQLVQERLQSARETLPDGIQPYMTPVASLMGEIMLIGIRSEENQIAPADLRTYADWTVSRRLQSIPGVAETLGMGGGIKQVHIQPDPNRMLALGITLDELRQAASESASNTTGGFLVSAPQEIMVRNLAMTTELDHIADTVIKQVDDRPIRIADVADVVWDIQPMRGDAAIDGQAGVILSVTKAPGFDTLELTAKVEAAIDELQAAAPESVELVPLFRQADFIEHAVGNLREAIRDGAIMVALVLLVFLLNLRTTFITLTAIPLSFSITALIFNGMGISVNSMTLGGIAVAIGMVVDDAIVDVENVFRRLRENAAREEPSPKLEVIASASAEVRSSILYATLFIILVFMPLLGLSGVEGRLFTPIAIATILSMIASFIVSLTVIPVLCSFLLNPKKRPEAARDGWLVRVLKGALKRSWLRLALDFPFLVMSIAALLLAGALTLYPQMGKDFLPSFNEETALVALTAAPGTSLQQTNQISDIADELLKEVPEIRTVGRRVGRAERGDHVVPVSTVEFDIDFRSDLPDARPRAVVLEEIRQKMRTIPGTFTAISGPLADRIGHMLSGVSAKVAIKIFGSDLDQIRRLGQDIQSIAKDIPGLEGARVEQQAPIPQLRFEIDRERALAYGITPGSLNNQLASLLGGETLAELYEGQRTIDLVLRLGPEWRENPQRLEQLYIDTQGGGRIPLSSIVQMREAKGPNVIQRENTLRRFVVSINPSTRDLTSRVQELQRRVAEQVEIPDGYFISFEGEFQAQQEASQRIALLSAIVFLIVAFLLYGFFRTPVFAIQVLCDIPLALIGGLILTWLMLNNISIATLVGFIAVTGVAARNSIMMVSHYLHLMRHEGESFSREMVERGTLERLVPVLMTALSASIALVPLLLAADQPGKEILHPVAVVIVGGLVTSTLLGLGVTPAVFYTFGKKAALKAVQQKAAASD
- a CDS encoding porin, encoding MKSSNPHWKRRALAGIATLSALAGNHWASAQELPSREEMWAIIQQQQAEIEALKERVGMTEGTLQETQQAISIASEQVEATASFVEEVVADTGSGAASPRSKTSIGGYGELHYNFGKKDQADFHRWVLFFGHEFNDRVRMFSEVELEHSIAGDGQPGEVELEQAFIEFDLNETDKLKAGLFLLPVGILNETHEPATFYGVERNNVEKNIIPTTWWEGGLAYTHQNASGWAFDAAAHSGLYVPTSGSKAFNIRSGRQKVGEAEASDGAITTRATYSGLPGMQFGVTAQYQGDLAQGTLAETADATLLSAHADIQRGGFGLRALYARWDIGGALAGVNGADEQFGYYIEPSYRFATETGDWGLFARYSVYDTFAGDDTDSEDSFFDLGVNYWPIDNVVFKADVQFTDYADSSKNEEIVNLGVGYHF
- a CDS encoding FMN-binding protein, translating into MVRLPGLFAIQGLLPVSLQPFFLDHMPIRLATCLCLTLICMLAAPSIEATDEVAEETYLAPDQFLADTFDQAPPKPQVLWLTKSLKPRIREILGHDYPAVRIRYWRQENRTAWILEEIGKTQPITVGIAVEDEQIARLKVLVYRESHGWEVKYPFFTDQFQDASLEDDMELSKNIDGIAGATLSVNALERLSRLALYFHQQTNPPPPEA
- a CDS encoding PepSY-associated TM helix domain-containing protein; translation: MSAGHRHHKRRRGPGRALLRWHRRIGVLLSAIFIVICLTGVLLNHSLDLKLNQRIADADWIYRWYGMTPEGELLHYPTPDGSISHLDGSLYFEDKRIDRSTTPVAIVTLDAFLAVASESEVFLLSPSGDLIEVLRDNALPPGDVLGATTRDRQTLLLQSSEGLYQSDPDILTWQKRPESLSLPPLSATEAPAELRKAILEGYRGEGLSWNRILLDLHSGRFFGAAGKWVADLSALGLIVLTLSGILYTVKYLKKARERAFSRSES
- a CDS encoding FAD:protein FMN transferase — its product is MSAPPSNRHPSRRRFLSIVAAGSASLLAGGFLPTTLRASKAPSLVSWSGIVLGAEASIQLHHTDPEQARALLRQCLAEIQRLESFFSLYDDRSLLSRLNRQGELIDPPAEFLELLSIATDLGHQTHGVFDVTIHPVVEATRRHFAVGGSSEELDLDKQLSLVDFRRLSVHRDRIKLELPSSAVTLNGIAQGFITDRIALLLRQNGIHHSLIDLGEKRALDSHPSGRPWNLLLADANERRTVELDNMALSSSGGYGTPFDATGRHHHLIDPRTGISVNRHRSVHVLAPDATTADALSTALATCRAEETQALLDCFPRAKAIFI
- a CDS encoding calcium/sodium antiporter — its product is MTLPIIAVIAGLLVLIWSADRFIDGASGIASHLGMPPLLIGILIVGFGTSAPELIVSGISAWQGNPGLALGNAFGSNIANIALILGITVLVCPIKVQSGILKKELPVLTGATILAIGLLLDLKIERWDGLVMLAVFTVVMGWSAWQGVKGEADPMALEFTQELDSKKQSIGNSILWLVIGLALLIGSSRAMVWGAVEIAQTLGVNDLVIGLTIVAIGTSLPELASSIAAAKKGEHDIVLGNIIGSNMFNTLAVVGIAALIRPFATVPEIMTRDLPVVAGLTLSLFILCYRPGGPGQINRKEGSLLLLVFAAYNGWLFFHH
- a CDS encoding ATP-binding protein, translating into MIREKHPSDLADFLQSHQKPTLPFRRFRSQAGLARFVAPILCGLLLAALPARIHSQPASDQPAALQGFTELWALASAEDTRDHVRPLDVEGTVLYFDPEWHLLWFSDRSGSNYLNLADTDFDFQTGDRVRLSGQIVPSEGLSSKRVSVETLQENALPHPLDITPQLDAPTRANLRYASLEGYVDRQFFQDINHAGFRIIAEGKSVDFRLRLGDDRALPKIVGAFVRVQGVFVVTPGQTGQPDGLALWSDVNGPIELIDTPYKAAFFAEPAPIEQLAELPRDQLVKVSGLVYQQTPEKQLTVRDESGQLVIDTPQASKLESFSLVEVVGYPEPEGAGWTLRNALYRRVQNVDRERLSELANKLRLQYRLAEQVLHLAPKAITEGHSAHLQGVVTHYDRDARVLYLNDRSAGIRVELEEGSEWDIHFGDAIEVKGDIIQGPFSPAIKATSVVVAGTVSPPEPVHLSYDQAITGYHDAQWVEVLGQVETTRQEGLKTELLLSTPHGDLRAVVHSLENAYHGKIGANVQLRGVLEAKVDSSRRLESVVLQVPDRNLVVEQKSVDLEPFQLPLTPIGELGSYRPFSEAERPVRIQGTVTYHSSGKALFIQNGNEVVRAYSRNQEKLQPNDMVDVVGYPLREGERVSLRNSIFRKIGRRLPLAPEMLDPKNRSIDVERDGHLVTYAGRLLNLSATANETRFVLQNGRQLIEAIGDRERFFRWEDSWKKGATLAVSGVYKVDYNRYSEPEEATILLRDESDITILRNAPWWSPARILLAGALGVIVLCAAAAWSFLLRKQVSRQTNLIRHQVEREALMQEQHREILRNSSDFIFTLDFEGKFTSYNRAGETITGFSVEESRKMTIFDLIDDRQKRLLKTILDRRIQIRSNVFETQILHKDGSLRWVEVCAGLLKRKGKALSGFGVMHDIQKRKLVEEELKRARDAAEENTKAKSNFLATMSHELRTPMNGIIGMTGLLLDHELDDQAREFAETIRGSACSLLVLLNDILDLSKAEAGKLTVDPHPFKPREAVEQTLTLLETTAHSKNLELLCLLPDDLPETLVGDAGRLRQVLLNLIGNAIKFTEVGNVTLNVTVDSEEDRHAVLRFEIRDTGIGVPETAKDKLFQPFVQADASHSRRFGGTGLGLKISQEIVTLMGGDIGLSSEEGKGSTFWFTTRLEKPDTEQHQATPIEAPETRKSSPKLQWHGPELSVLIADDMPVNQRVTKLQLKKMGIKSDIANNGLEVLEAIAQKSYDIIFMDCQMPEMDGFEATSRIRAKSEYDGIYIVALTANAMKGDRDRCIAVGMNDYVSKPTRPDKLLEAIESFARQTESK